Proteins encoded in a region of the Triplophysa dalaica isolate WHDGS20190420 chromosome 10, ASM1584641v1, whole genome shotgun sequence genome:
- the pak2b gene encoding serine/threonine-protein kinase PAK 2b isoform X2 yields the protein MSSTIFSGGGKDHALSANHSSKPLPSVPEERKPRNKIISIFSGAEKGGRRKDRDKERPEISPPSDFEHTIHVGFDAVTGEFTGMPEQWARLLQTSNITKSEQKKNPQAVLDVLKFYDSTGNGRQKYLSFSSEKDGFPSGEQSPVKKTPEPSSPIKTVDDEEEDDDETPPPVVAPRPEHTKSVYTRPSVIDPIPLPVTSPDSEVASKAADRQRPKKGKMTDEEIMDKLRTIVSIGDPKKKYTRYEKIGQGASGTVFTAIDVATGQEVAIKQINLQKQPKKELIINEILVMKEMKNPNIVNFVDSFLVGEELFVVMEYLAGGSLTDVVTETCMDEAQIAAVCRECLQALEFLHANQVIHRDIKSDNVLLGMDGSVKLTDFGFCAQITPEQSKRSTMVGTPYWMAPEVVTRKAYGPKVDIWSLGIMAIEMVEGEPPYLNENPLRALYLIATNGTPELQSPEKLSPIFRDFLSRCLEMDVEKRGGSKELLQHPFLKLAKPLSSLTPLILAAKDAMKSNR from the exons ATGAGCAGCACGATCTTCAGCGGTGGCGGGAAGGACCACGCGCTCTCCGCCAATCACAGCTCCAAGCCCCTCCCCTCGGTGCCGGAGGAGAGGAAGCCTCGCAATAAGATCATCTCCATCTTTTCTGGGGCCGAGAAGG GTGGTCGAAGAAAAGACCGAGATAAAGAACGACCAGAGATCTCACCACCATCAGACTTTGAACACACTATCCACGTGGGTTTTGATGCTGTTACTGGGGAGTTTACG GGAATGCCAGAGCAATGGGCGAGGTTACTGCAAACCTCCAATATCACCAAGTCCGAGCAGAAGAAGAACCCTCAAGCTGTTCTAGATGTCCTCAAGTTCTACGACTCCACGGGCAACGGGCGACAGAAGTACCTCAGCTTCTCCTCAG AAAAGGATGGGTTTCCCTCTGGTGAACAATCG CCTGTTAAGAAAACACCAGAGCCTTCATCTCCAATCAAAACTGTtgatgatgaagaggaggacGACGATGAGACACCACCACCGGTTGTCGCACCCCGACCAGAGCACACCAAGAGT GTGTATACTCGACCGTCTGTCATCGATCCGATCCCTCTGCCCGTGACCTCTCCAGACAGCGAGGTCGCCTCTAAGGCCGCCGACAGACAGAGGCCCAAAAAGGGCAAGATGACAGATGAGGAGATCATGGACAAGCTGA GAACTATAGTCAGCATAGGAGATCCAAAAAAGAAGTATACGCGATACGAGAAGATCGGCCAAGG AGCTTCAGGAACAGTGTTCACTGCCATAGACGTCGCAACGGGACAGGAG GTGGCGATCAAACAAATCAACCTTCAGAAGCAGCCCAAGAAAGAGCTTATTATCAACGAAATTCTGGTGATGAAGGAGATGAAGAATCCAAACATCGTCAACTTTGTAGACAG TTTTTTAGTAGGGGAGGAGCTGTTCGTAGTGATGGAATATTTGGCCGGCGGCTCGCTCACAGATGTGGTAACCGAGACGTGCATGGACGAGGCCCAGATCGCTGCTGTGTGCCGGGAG TGTCTGCAGGCACTGGAGTTTCTGCACGCCAATCAGGTCATTCATCGAGACATCAAGAGTGACAACGTGCTACTTGGGATGGACGGTTCTGTCAAACTCA CCGACTTTGGATTCTGCGCTCAGATCACTCCGGAACAGAGTAAGAGAAGCACTATGGTGGGCACGCCGTATTGGATGGCCCCGGAGGTCGTGACCCGCAAGGCCTACGGACCCAAAGTCGACATCTGGTCCCTGGGCATCATGGCTATCGAGATGGTGGAGGGAGAGCCACCGTACCTCAACGAGAATCCTCTGAGG GCGCTCTACCTGATCGCCACCAACGGAACCCCGGAGCTGCAAAGTCCAGAAAAGCTGTCGCCCATTTTCCGAGATTTCCTGAGTCGCTGTCTGGAAATGGACGTAGAGAAGAGAGGCGGAAGCAAAGAGCTACTGCAG caTCCCTTCTTGAAGCTGGCTAAACCTCTTTCGAGTCTCACTCCTCTTATTTTGGCTGCCAAGGATGCCATGAAAAGCAACCGTTAG
- the aqp12 gene encoding aquaporin 12, with product MSGLNTSLAYFFTVIGLSALVRVLLARWRRRLGFLIELISAFALAGCRLEIETIAEVGQWAGALGPDVTYTMLFIAIAIHAFIMQGVSGNPAATVMGFLQKEIGVVAMLLSVASQFLGAFLGLLVAGKYWEMELTDMHMIKNLMMSECSTALRAPMIHGAVAEAISAMTFYLVYLILRNRTQLLRIPILALLLTFFAYAGSNYTSGIVNPSLAFALTFNCPGHTFSEYALVYWLGPLIGMTLGLFLYLGNIPLLFNRNLLYSKKSRFRVPKGKNSEEKAN from the exons ATGTCAGGGCTCAACACATCGCTGGCATACTTCTTTACTGTTATAGGCCTGAGCGCACTGGTCAGGGTGCTTCTCGCCCGCTGGAGACGGCGCTTGGGCTTCCTTATAGAACTCATCTCTGCTTTCGCGCTAGCCGGCTGTAGGCTAGAGATAGAGACTATTGCTGAGGTCGGTCAGTGGGCCGGCGCGCTGGGCCCGGACGTGACCTACACTATGCTTTTCATAGCTATAGCCATTCACGCCTTCATCATGCAAGGTGTCAGCGGCAACCCGGCCGCGACCGTAATGGGATTCCTGCAGAAAGAGATCGGCGTGGTCGCAATGCTTCTCAGCGTCGCGTCGCAGTTTCTCGGTGCGTTTCTCGGCCTCTTAGTTGCGGGGAAATACTGGGAGATGGAGCTCACGGACATGCACATGATAAAAAATCTGATGATGTCGGAGTGTAGCACGGCTCTTCGTGCTCCAATGATACACGGAGCCGTCGCGGAAGCCATCAGCGCGATGACCTTTTACCTCGTTTACCTTATCCTGAGGAACAGGACACAGCTGCTCAGAATTCCCATACTGGCCCTGCTGCTGACTTTCTTTGCCTATGCAG GAAGTAACTACACCTCTGGAATCGTGAATCCATCTCTGGCTTTTGCATTAACATTCAACTGTCCCGGACATACCTTCTCAGAATACGCTCTCGTCTACTGGCTCGGCCCTCTTATTG GTATGACTCTCGGACTGTTCCTGTATTTGGGAAATATTCCATTGCTGTTTAACAGGAATTTGCTTTACTCCAAGAAGTCCCGATTCCGGGTTCCCAAAGGGAAAAATTCAGAGGAAAAGGCCAACTGA
- the pak2b gene encoding serine/threonine-protein kinase PAK 2b isoform X1, with protein sequence MCDNGDVEDKPPAPPVRMSSTIFSGGGKDHALSANHSSKPLPSVPEERKPRNKIISIFSGAEKGGRRKDRDKERPEISPPSDFEHTIHVGFDAVTGEFTGMPEQWARLLQTSNITKSEQKKNPQAVLDVLKFYDSTGNGRQKYLSFSSEKDGFPSGEQSPVKKTPEPSSPIKTVDDEEEDDDETPPPVVAPRPEHTKSVYTRPSVIDPIPLPVTSPDSEVASKAADRQRPKKGKMTDEEIMDKLRTIVSIGDPKKKYTRYEKIGQGASGTVFTAIDVATGQEVAIKQINLQKQPKKELIINEILVMKEMKNPNIVNFVDSFLVGEELFVVMEYLAGGSLTDVVTETCMDEAQIAAVCRECLQALEFLHANQVIHRDIKSDNVLLGMDGSVKLTDFGFCAQITPEQSKRSTMVGTPYWMAPEVVTRKAYGPKVDIWSLGIMAIEMVEGEPPYLNENPLRALYLIATNGTPELQSPEKLSPIFRDFLSRCLEMDVEKRGGSKELLQHPFLKLAKPLSSLTPLILAAKDAMKSNR encoded by the exons ATGTGTGATAATGGGGACGTGGAGGACAAGCCGCCTGCTCCGCCCGTGAGGATGAGCAGCACGATCTTCAGCGGTGGCGGGAAGGACCACGCGCTCTCCGCCAATCACAGCTCCAAGCCCCTCCCCTCGGTGCCGGAGGAGAGGAAGCCTCGCAATAAGATCATCTCCATCTTTTCTGGGGCCGAGAAGG GTGGTCGAAGAAAAGACCGAGATAAAGAACGACCAGAGATCTCACCACCATCAGACTTTGAACACACTATCCACGTGGGTTTTGATGCTGTTACTGGGGAGTTTACG GGAATGCCAGAGCAATGGGCGAGGTTACTGCAAACCTCCAATATCACCAAGTCCGAGCAGAAGAAGAACCCTCAAGCTGTTCTAGATGTCCTCAAGTTCTACGACTCCACGGGCAACGGGCGACAGAAGTACCTCAGCTTCTCCTCAG AAAAGGATGGGTTTCCCTCTGGTGAACAATCG CCTGTTAAGAAAACACCAGAGCCTTCATCTCCAATCAAAACTGTtgatgatgaagaggaggacGACGATGAGACACCACCACCGGTTGTCGCACCCCGACCAGAGCACACCAAGAGT GTGTATACTCGACCGTCTGTCATCGATCCGATCCCTCTGCCCGTGACCTCTCCAGACAGCGAGGTCGCCTCTAAGGCCGCCGACAGACAGAGGCCCAAAAAGGGCAAGATGACAGATGAGGAGATCATGGACAAGCTGA GAACTATAGTCAGCATAGGAGATCCAAAAAAGAAGTATACGCGATACGAGAAGATCGGCCAAGG AGCTTCAGGAACAGTGTTCACTGCCATAGACGTCGCAACGGGACAGGAG GTGGCGATCAAACAAATCAACCTTCAGAAGCAGCCCAAGAAAGAGCTTATTATCAACGAAATTCTGGTGATGAAGGAGATGAAGAATCCAAACATCGTCAACTTTGTAGACAG TTTTTTAGTAGGGGAGGAGCTGTTCGTAGTGATGGAATATTTGGCCGGCGGCTCGCTCACAGATGTGGTAACCGAGACGTGCATGGACGAGGCCCAGATCGCTGCTGTGTGCCGGGAG TGTCTGCAGGCACTGGAGTTTCTGCACGCCAATCAGGTCATTCATCGAGACATCAAGAGTGACAACGTGCTACTTGGGATGGACGGTTCTGTCAAACTCA CCGACTTTGGATTCTGCGCTCAGATCACTCCGGAACAGAGTAAGAGAAGCACTATGGTGGGCACGCCGTATTGGATGGCCCCGGAGGTCGTGACCCGCAAGGCCTACGGACCCAAAGTCGACATCTGGTCCCTGGGCATCATGGCTATCGAGATGGTGGAGGGAGAGCCACCGTACCTCAACGAGAATCCTCTGAGG GCGCTCTACCTGATCGCCACCAACGGAACCCCGGAGCTGCAAAGTCCAGAAAAGCTGTCGCCCATTTTCCGAGATTTCCTGAGTCGCTGTCTGGAAATGGACGTAGAGAAGAGAGGCGGAAGCAAAGAGCTACTGCAG caTCCCTTCTTGAAGCTGGCTAAACCTCTTTCGAGTCTCACTCCTCTTATTTTGGCTGCCAAGGATGCCATGAAAAGCAACCGTTAG
- the pigx gene encoding phosphatidylinositol-glycan biosynthesis class X protein, which yields MQPFYFYYSVAVLYFIHNGSSQEVQSCFSSEWLTSVKMSMKIAKAGFHRTPIQYSVWKSDHDVKALLVQKLPSGVYMDEYQLANMREDTGLEVLLDSKVDLEAPEYLSTEFTAFIFLSASEDSGQHAATVPVHARYHRPSDSGHVRVKVDIESPRLLIRSDQCKIPPPGSSHVVVDAPCTLSNVSVCSWLKILDLKETGPVSLEIPVGDATQTVTVCVVTVLVTLLSCSLILRAMWKHSTYNHSKKTT from the exons ATGcagcctttttatttttattactcaGTAGCCgtgttatattttattcacaatgGAAGCTCACAAGAAG TCCAAAGCTGTTTTTCGTCTGAATGGTTGACGTCAGTGAAAATGTCTATGAAGATAGCTAAAGCAGGATTTCACAG AACTCCAATACAGTATTCAGTATGGAAAAGTGATCATGATGTCAAAGCTTTATTAGTTCAAAAGCTGCCAAGTGGAGTTTACATGGATGAATATCAACTGGCAAATATGAGAGAGGACACAGGATTGGAG GTTCTTCTTGATTCAAAAGTGGACCTGGAAGCTCCAGAATATTTGTCCACTGAGTTTACAgcattcatttttctttctgcATCGGAGGATTCTGGACAACATGCAGCCACGGTTCCCGTTCATGCACGCTATCACAGACCCTCAGACTCAGGTCATGTACGGGTGAAAGTGGACATCGAGTCACCCAGGCTGTTAATTAGATCAGATCAAT GCAAGATTCCGCCTCCCGGCTCATCTCATGTGGTCGTTGATGCTCCCTGTACGCTCAGTAACGTCAGCGTGTGTTCATGGTTGAAGATTCTAGATTTAAAG GAAACAGGACCTGTGAGCCTGGAGATTCCAGTTGGAGATGCCACACAAACCGTCACCGTCTGTGTCGTCACTGTTTTAGTGACCCTGCTGAGCTGTAGTTTGATCCTGCGAGCCATGTGGAAGCACAGCACCTATAATCATTCCAAAAAGACAacgtaa
- the cep19 gene encoding centrosomal protein of 19 kDa codes for MSTVAKRCGLKFDPPSIVVIYENKNTGKMRKRVIPVRNFSQYSDCSRAAERLKYHVRHSVYVESVSLAQLERLHLILRDHLRGLSLEESLAAQRGPGPNDEDLNKLSDEELNRRKAQMDELFERNRRRKNDPDFVYDIEVEFPENSVRETCSWDNHSDDEF; via the exons ATGTCCACAGTAGCAAAACGGTGTGGGTTAAAGTTTGATCCACCGTCAATTGTCGTCATATATGAGAATAAAAACACAGGGAAGATGAGAAAAAGAGTTATACCGGTGAGGAATTTCTCACAATACTCAG ATTGTAGCCGGGCAGCAGAGAGGCTGAAGTATCACGTCCGTCACAGCGTTTACGTAGAATCTGTGTCTTTAGCTCAACTTGAAAGACTGCATCTGATTCTCCGTGATCATTTGCGGGGCCTCAGTCTAGAGGAGAGTCTGGCTGCTCAGCGGGGCCCCGGCCCCAATGACGAGGACCTGAATAAACTGAGCGATGAGGAGTTAAACCGCAGGAAGGCCCAGATGGATGAGCTGTTTGAACGGAACCGCAGACGAAAGAACGATCCAGACTTTGTGTACGATATAGAAGTGGAGTTTCCTGAGAACAGCGTACGAGAGACATGTAGCTGGGATAATCATTCCGATGATGAGTTTTAg
- the ing5a gene encoding inhibitor of growth protein 5a — MQETEKIVTMATAIYLEHYLDSIENLPCELQRNFTLMRELDNRAEEKKGEIDKLAEEYISNVRNLAPEQRVEHLQKIQNGFSKCKEYSDDKVQLAMQTYEMVDKHIRRLDADLARFENELKEKLDVSGYESPENRALKKVGGRGTLKEKRGPKGRGRKCSDDDSPKKKKMKNGPEFSESILPVHPSDVLDMPVDPNEPTYCLCHQVSYGEMIGCDNPDCPIEWFHFACVDLTTKPKGKWFCPRCTQDRKKK; from the exons ATGCAGGAAACGGAGAAGATTGTCACCATGGCGACAGCGATATATCTCGAACATTACCTTGATA GCATTGAAAATCTGCCCTGTGAGCTCCAGAGAAACTTCACACTCATGCGGGAGCTGGACAACAGAGCTGAGG AAAAGAAAGGGGAAATCGATAAGCTTGCTGAAGAATACATCTCAAATGTGCGAAATCTGGCCCCGGAGCAGCGAGTGGAGCACCTGCAGAAGATTCAGAATGGCTTCAGCAAATGCAAAGAATACAGCGATGACAAAGTTCAGCTCGCCATGCAGACATATGAAAtg GTGGACAAACACATCCGCAGGCTTGATGCTGACCTCGCACGCTTTGAAAACGAGCTGAAGGAGAAGTTAGACGTCAGCGGCTACGAAAGTCCAGAGAACAGAGCACTGAAGA AGGTGGGCGGTAGAGGAACCCTAAAGGAAAAACGAGGGCCTAAAGGAAGAGGAAGGAAATGTTCTGATGATGATTCTcccaaaaagaagaaaatgaaaaacgg GCCTGAGTTCTCTGAATCCATCCTTCCAGTTCACCCATCAGACGTTTTAGACATGCCAGtggaccccaacgaacccacatACTGCCTGTGTCACCAAGTGTCATATGGAGAAATGATCGGATGTGACAACCCCGAC TGTCCAATCGAGTGGTTTCACTTTGCCTGCGTTGACCTGACGACGAAACCCAAAGGGAAATG GTTCTGTCCACGATGCACCCAGGATCGAAAGAAAAAATGA